In Immundisolibacter sp., the following proteins share a genomic window:
- a CDS encoding c-type cytochrome — translation MKGLLLAALAMASLTGCGKDQDQPEKATSSTPATPPAAASAPAAAPAPAPVEAPAAEPAAALPPESAAATFAAAGLPDTLIKDGCYSCHDVNGARIGPPLRAVAGLYRTDPQAVDKLTQKVLHGGGGVWGPTPMIAHPQLSAEQVRPMIEAILKLN, via the coding sequence ATGAAGGGGCTTCTTCTGGCGGCATTGGCCATGGCCAGCCTGACCGGCTGTGGCAAGGATCAGGACCAGCCCGAAAAGGCGACCAGCAGCACGCCTGCAACGCCGCCGGCTGCGGCGTCGGCACCTGCCGCTGCGCCGGCACCCGCACCGGTCGAAGCCCCGGCAGCCGAGCCTGCCGCCGCCCTGCCACCCGAAAGCGCGGCTGCAACGTTTGCGGCCGCCGGCCTGCCGGATACCTTGATCAAGGACGGCTGCTATTCCTGCCACGACGTGAACGGCGCCCGCATTGGCCCGCCGCTGCGCGCGGTGGCGGGGCTGTACCGCACCGACCCGCAGGCCGTGGACAAGCTGACGCAGAAAGTCCTGCACGGCGGCGGTGGCGTGTGGGGGCCGACGCCGATGATCGCGCATCCGCAGCTGAGCGCCGAACAGGTACGGCCGATGATCGAGGCCATTCTCAAGCTCAACTGA